GCTGCCTGTCCACCAACCAGCTGGGCTCACCCTCTTCTCCTCGAGGTCCTGTTGCATTTGTTCCTGTTCTTTCTTGTCCAGGATGTGATTCCCATCTTGGTCAAACCTGGTGAAGGCGGCTGTGAGCTCAGTGATCTCATGCTCTGCGTGCCCCAGTCTGAGGAGAACAGTATGATGAAATGACTTCTGGCCTTTTGTGGCCGTGATCTCTCAGTTAGGGACTTCCTACTTTTTTCCAGACTCTACAACTCTTGCTCTCTGGGAAAGAAGGGGACCACATGGGAAAGCCAGGATCGCCAAGGTCTAGCAATTTTACTCCCGAGAAATTGCTTTaatctatttcttccttctctgactcCTGCTGACTAGATTCAGGCCCTCATGATGTTCTATAGGAATTATTGCAAAATCTCTTTGCCTCTAAATaatctgtccctccacccccaccctgctggctTCTTCTTCACTCCCTACCCCCTGAAATCCATCCTGTATAATGCAACTAGAGTAATTTATCTTTCTAAAGTACAGGTCTaactgtacccctcccctgcttaaaatcccTTCTGGGCACCCTATTCTTTGGACTGAATGATGGTATTCAAGGCCTTTCCCAGGATGGTCCTGGCTCATTCCCCTGGCCTCATTTCTTGCTATGCCCCACTTTTATTTGATAGCTTAGCAACTTATTATTCCTGTATATGTTGCTCAACTTAAAACGTCTGTGCCTTTGTATATGCTTTCATCTCTTCTTGGAGTGGACTTCCTCTGCTTATCTACATGTAAGCTATCCATCCTCCAAAACCCTATTCATACACCACCTCTTCCAGGAGGTCTTCCCTTAAACTCAAAAATAgaattgaatacttttttttgtgTGCTCCCTCTCTTCTTGTCACTTCTGTTGTTGAAGTTGTTCTGTGATTCAGTTTATTTGCTTATATGTGTATGAGCTCCTGGAGGACAAAgactttgtctcatttaattgTGTGCCCTGCTCGGGGCCTGGCCCACGGCTGGTGCTCACAATGTATTTGTTCAGTGTTTGTTAACATGTTTAACTAGGAGGCAAGGAGGCTAAAGGAATAGGCTAGTGTTTGTGGTGGAGCAAAGAACCATCTACAGAGTTATGTGGGAGTGAGAAATGTATGCAATGAATAGGaaattatattattacattagTCCTAATAATTGTTCAACAAGGTCCAGAATGTTACAGAACGTGGTCGGAGACCTTTAAACCAAGGGCACAATTCTGAAGGTCAGAATCAGAGACCTATAGGTCAAAGTCAAAAGCCTAAAGTCAAAGTCAGAGGCCCATAGGCCAAGATCAGAGGTTTTTAGGCAAAAGGTATATGGTTGAGGGTCAAGGACTTATAGACCAATGTCAGAGAAGGTTGGATCTCTGGTTGCTCACTCCCTCAAGGTGTTGGTGAAATCCTCAAATTGGATCTCCTGCTCTCCACCCTGCAGGACcttttgtacatctgaaactcGCTCCTTCCTCAAACGCAGCCTCAGTAGGGTCTTGTTGTAGccctggaaggagaaaggaaacaggTATGGTTCCTACAGACTTCTCATCAttccttacccccccccccccactggatGCCAGGCTTCCAGGGATAGGTCAAAGGCACACAAGGGCACAGGGCCCTACACCAGTCAGGAACAGACCAGGACACAGAGCCTTGGACTTGGGACCTGACACAGACGTATCACTCAAAGAGAATGAGTGGTTACCTGTTTCAGGAGGTCAGAAAGTTGCAGCTCATCCTTCTGTCCAGCTAACTCTTCCTTGACCTCTGAATATGTATCATTGATGATGGCCAGGAACATGTTCTGGAGATAAAGTGGGGACTTGAGTCCTCACCCCAGACTCACTAACAGCACTGAGCCCACTAACCCTATTAAAGTCCCAGACATATGTTCTAAAAGGGCCAATGCTTTCAATCTCAGCTCTGCAGGCCAATAACCCCAGCATCTCATGGTTCCAAAGACGCCCATTTAGCACAATCCTGTTAGGGATGGATCAAGCTTCCTCATCCACCTGCTATCTTCACTCAGTTGCTGTAGTAACCTGACTGCAAAGATAGCCCATCATATGCCAGAGTTTGCTTCCATATAAGGGCCTACCAATCACTGAGAGTACAGTTTTGTTGTCTTTACCATCTAACCCCAGTCCAACCCATCTATCCCTAACCATGATCAAATAAAGAAACTTGCTGGCCTTGTCAATAAAAATTAATCCCAGATCTTTCATAgttggcagagagaaagagaatataaagCAATGGTAATAGAAATAGCCAGAAATTTCTAGAGGAAGGGGAGGATAGATGTAGAAGATTTCAGGTTCAACTACTTCTCTTCATGGGgcacttttctctccctttccattcTTAGAGAATAGGGGTTTGGTTTTACTGAGAGAGCCTGAAGATTCTCTTATACTCTGCAAACTGCCTGACTGTGCTGGCCATGCTGAGCACATTAGCCAATTCTCAGGTGATCCAgaagcccccgcccccaccacttCACTGTCCATCCCTGATTTGAGATACCCATTTTAACACTGAGTACAGAATATGGGGGGATCAAAACCTCATGCTGTAGGTCCTTTATGTCTCCACCCCTCAGGCTCCCAATTCCCACCTTCCAGAGGGACCCTCACCAGGAGCacgaagaagacaaagaagacatAGGTGACAAAGTAGGCAGGTCCCAGGATGCGGTTGGCATTGTCAATAGCGTTGTAGTCAAAGTCCCCAAGGATGATCCGGAACTGAGTGAAACTGAGAGACCAGGGTCTGTGCTTCACCTAGGGCCTAACCATAACCCTGTCACCTATTCATACCCCCAAACCACTTTCCTAACTACCATTCTTCAGTGAACGCAGACAGACCTCTCTTGTACCTCCAGCCCAACCTGATAGAGACATAGTGAGGTGCGTAGATACTTGAACCCATCCACCAGAGATTCTCACACAGATGTTTTAAGCACAGACACACCTGTACACATGCACTTAGCTTCCCCAAGGATACACACACccacagagcaggagggagagggtcCAGGAGGGAGTGAAGAGGGcaggacacacacatgcacttgaTGAAAGTGCTGAAGTTTTCCACTTGGGTCCCAAAAAGCAGGTAGCCGAGTTGGGCATAGGcgaagaaaacaatgaagaacaTGACAGCAAAACCCAGGATGTCCTTGGCACAGCGGGCCAGCGTGGAGGAGAGCTGAGTCATGGTTTTGTTGAAGCTGATGTACTTGAATATCTGCAAAGGCCATGTGGAATCAaacagtaaaggaagaaaagagaaaatctttgaaTAGTGTACTCCAGGGACTTATGGAGGCCACCAGAGTTGTCAACCAGACAAGGAAAATGACACAAGTGCTAAACAAGGGAGAATGAGTGCTTTGAGGTGTTGTTGGGGATGAGGGGTCCCAAGGTACCTTGATCCAGGCAAAGAAAAGGTTCACAGCATTCATGTTGTTGTACTGTGTCTGCCAGAAGGCGAGGAACTCGAAGTCAGCATACGTGTTTGGCTGCTGCAGGAGCTTCCCCATCAGCCGGTTCACCTCAAGGGTTCGGAATATGTGGAAGCCCACAGCCACAATAGAGAGCTGTCATCACAGGGGTCAGAGGTGTCAGAGAAGTCAGGCTCTCAAGGGAAGTTCAATGATAAGGTCCTAGGGGAGAGCTGGGGTAGGTAAGTCAGGtgggaaaaaaatccttctctTCTGAGCTGTTGACTATCTAAGCTTCAAATGGAAGTGAATAGGATGATTGGGGAGTATCTTAAATCCTGAAACAAGGCTTTGGGACCAATGGTAAATAGATAGGTTTTAAAGGACCATGGAGAATTGGAGCcaagtaattttatttctcccaTCACTTCCTAGTCTTGGTCAAGAAATTGTGTCCTGTTAATAGGaagaagatgaagatgaagagGCAGGCTATTTtaatagaagagaagagaaaaggtagGAGTTTCAAAGGGACAGATAATAAAGGcaaaagacagaagaggaaaagaatatcAAGTGAACCTCTCACAGGTCAGAGTGGGAGGGCATGTGGGTGACAGGGTTTTCCCAGGGGCTGAGCCAGGGGAACATCAGCCTCTGGCTCTGGGAGCTGTTACACAGTGATTTGACTGGAAATCATAAGGAGGACTCGAGACTCCAAAAGGAAGAACTTGGAGCCCCTATCAGGGTAgatccccttcctcctcctaatATATCCCAAGTATAAGATATCTGTCCCTCACCAAGATGACTACCAGGTCCAGAATGTTCCAGATGCTTCTGAGGTAACGAAACTGGTGGATGTGGAGCTCCAGTATCTCCTCTACCACATAGTAGAAGATGAAGACGCAGAAGATGATTTCACAGACAATGATAAAGAAGTCCCAGTTACTGACATAGCGGATCAGCTTAACTGTGCGGATTTGCCAAGATGGGATGGCACCTCCTGTAGCTGGAAACTCCACCACCAgtctgtgggaggaaggggagataCCTGGTGAGGCCTGGGCTAGGATAGTTCCTCCAATCCCCTCTCCTCCATGCCCACCACAGGGTACACGTTTAAGGAAAGGTCTCAAGCAGAGAAGGGAACCAGGAACCATGGATGGAGGTAAGACAGGGAAAGGAGACCCACCTCAGAACACAGAAAAGGTTGATGTTGGCATTGTAGACTGAGAAGTCAATGAAGACCACCCGAGTGCCCCTGTCTAGCCACAGGCCCTCCTGAAGGTCCTGGAGTGCCTCTGCACTGGCCTGTCGGGACCCTGGAAGGTCCAGATAGTAGCCACCTCCACTGTAGCTTGTCAGCCGGCCCCAGTGAGAGGAGCCCCCCAGCTCATCCTGCGAGTGGTATGTCCACCTGTCACAGAAGAAGCCATCTGAGCAGAGAGGTCTGAGCCAGTCCA
The genomic region above belongs to Felis catus isolate Fca126 chromosome D2, F.catus_Fca126_mat1.0, whole genome shotgun sequence and contains:
- the PKD2L1 gene encoding polycystic kidney disease 2-like 1 protein isoform X1 → MNAMGSPKGQELQNMGRGAWDNPAYSGPQSPHGTLRICTISSVMPPESQPKKPEDGPQKKAYRTLVSSCCFQICRGIRGLWGTTLTENTAENRELYVKTTLRELLVYIVFLVDICLLTYGMTSSSAYYYTKVMSELFLHTPSDTGVSFQAISSMADFWDFAQGPLLDSLYWTKWYNNQSLGHGSHSFIYYENLLLGVPRLRQLRVRNDSCVVHEDFREDILSCYDVYSPDKEEQLPFGPLNGTAWTYHSQDELGGSSHWGRLTSYSGGGYYLDLPGSRQASAEALQDLQEGLWLDRGTRVVFIDFSVYNANINLFCVLRLVVEFPATGGAIPSWQIRTVKLIRYVSNWDFFIIVCEIIFCVFIFYYVVEEILELHIHQFRYLRSIWNILDLVVILLSIVAVGFHIFRTLEVNRLMGKLLQQPNTYADFEFLAFWQTQYNNMNAVNLFFAWIKIFKYISFNKTMTQLSSTLARCAKDILGFAVMFFIVFFAYAQLGYLLFGTQVENFSTFIKCIFTQFRIILGDFDYNAIDNANRILGPAYFVTYVFFVFFVLLNMFLAIINDTYSEVKEELAGQKDELQLSDLLKQGYNKTLLRLRLRKERVSDVQKVLQGGEQEIQFEDFTNTLRELGHAEHEITELTAAFTRFDQDGNHILDKKEQEQMQQDLEEKRVALNAEIENLGRSIVSSPPGELCPEATRAGGWVSGEEFYTLTRRVLHLETVLEGVMSQVDAVGSKLKMLERKGQLALSPGMGDQGAWEHLQPAPAMTPAP
- the PKD2L1 gene encoding polycystic kidney disease 2-like 1 protein isoform X2, which codes for MDPKRRRTGPWCPAAASRSAVASESRCPQNTEASLMVSQRESLVQSSPSLGTQKGLWGTTLTENTAENRELYVKTTLRELLVYIVFLVDICLLTYGMTSSSAYYYTKVMSELFLHTPSDTGVSFQAISSMADFWDFAQGPLLDSLYWTKWYNNQSLGHGSHSFIYYENLLLGVPRLRQLRVRNDSCVVHEDFREDILSCYDVYSPDKEEQLPFGPLNGTAWTYHSQDELGGSSHWGRLTSYSGGGYYLDLPGSRQASAEALQDLQEGLWLDRGTRVVFIDFSVYNANINLFCVLRLVVEFPATGGAIPSWQIRTVKLIRYVSNWDFFIIVCEIIFCVFIFYYVVEEILELHIHQFRYLRSIWNILDLVVILLSIVAVGFHIFRTLEVNRLMGKLLQQPNTYADFEFLAFWQTQYNNMNAVNLFFAWIKIFKYISFNKTMTQLSSTLARCAKDILGFAVMFFIVFFAYAQLGYLLFGTQVENFSTFIKCIFTQFRIILGDFDYNAIDNANRILGPAYFVTYVFFVFFVLLNMFLAIINDTYSEVKEELAGQKDELQLSDLLKQGYNKTLLRLRLRKERVSDVQKVLQGGEQEIQFEDFTNTLRELGHAEHEITELTAAFTRFDQDGNHILDKKEQEQMQQDLEEKRVALNAEIENLGRSIVSSPPGELCPEATRAGGWVSGEEFYTLTRRVLHLETVLEGVMSQVDAVGSKLKMLERKGQLALSPGMGDQGAWEHLQPAPAMTPAP